From Salinibacterium sp. ZJ450, one genomic window encodes:
- a CDS encoding alpha/beta fold hydrolase, translating to MTGMAAVLHDGSTIDVVAVGDGRAVLLPIRTVPYDSATAETMRAWGADPDAGPTVIAGLRDAGFRVIAADLEGHRMAHPAAKTLTPESLSQDLLAIADAADVDRFAYAGYSWLALCGLQLAIRTDRLWALAMGGYPPMGGPYREMLAVTRAAHAESTAPQSTAPGSPVDVEPGDWDSAQVTTTPSQTRQFVTLYEALQDFDDARAARELTIPRLAYAGAGDEISYSPRWGGVTVRIAPPLREHQAELEAAGWTIRLLPGRDHIGAMRSDVTLPLLTTWLRSVA from the coding sequence ATGACCGGGATGGCTGCTGTGCTGCACGACGGCTCCACGATTGACGTGGTGGCGGTGGGCGACGGCCGGGCGGTGCTGCTGCCGATCCGAACCGTCCCGTACGACTCGGCGACCGCGGAGACGATGCGGGCCTGGGGCGCCGATCCGGATGCCGGCCCGACCGTGATCGCCGGCCTCCGTGACGCGGGCTTCCGGGTGATCGCGGCCGATCTGGAAGGCCACCGGATGGCGCATCCCGCCGCCAAGACGTTGACGCCAGAGTCGCTGAGCCAGGACCTGCTGGCGATTGCGGATGCCGCGGACGTTGACCGTTTCGCGTACGCCGGCTACTCCTGGCTGGCGTTGTGCGGGCTGCAGCTCGCTATCCGCACCGATCGACTGTGGGCACTGGCGATGGGCGGGTATCCGCCGATGGGTGGACCGTACCGCGAGATGCTGGCCGTGACTCGCGCCGCGCACGCCGAGTCGACCGCGCCCCAGTCAACCGCGCCCGGCAGCCCCGTCGACGTCGAGCCGGGCGACTGGGATTCCGCTCAGGTGACGACGACTCCTTCACAGACCCGTCAGTTCGTCACCTTGTACGAAGCACTGCAGGACTTCGATGACGCCCGGGCGGCGCGTGAGCTGACGATCCCCCGCCTCGCCTATGCGGGCGCCGGCGACGAGATCTCCTACAGCCCGCGGTGGGGTGGCGTCACCGTGCGTATCGCTCCCCCACTCCGCGAGCATCAGGCCGAGCTGGAAGCGGCCGGCTGGACCATACGGCTCCTTCCCGGCCGCGACCACATCGGCGCGATGCGCAGCGACGTGACCCTGCCACTGCTGACAACGTGGTTGAGATCCGTCGCCTAA
- a CDS encoding NAD(P)-dependent alcohol dehydrogenase: MRAVVYDRYGPPDVLRVEEIPVPVPRANQVLVQVAATSVNLSDWEGLTGSPGYARMGGFRAPRRRVLGSDIAGRVTAVGAGVTRFRVGDEVYGDNLSLMGGFAEYAVAPEASLAHKPQQLTFAEASTLPQAGAIALQGTARARRGQRVLINGAGGGAGSFAIQLAKLAGAHVTGVDNARKLDFMRQLGADEVVDYRREDFTRLEPYDLVLDLVAHRSVFAYRRALAPGGRYRCVGGTVRTLLRVVTVGAAVGWLTGRSLGVLLVKAGPAHFEPVAERCVAGDLRIHLDRTFSLEEVPQALAYVGEGRALGKVVVTP; this comes from the coding sequence ATGAGAGCCGTCGTCTATGACCGCTATGGGCCGCCCGATGTGCTGAGGGTCGAGGAGATTCCGGTGCCGGTGCCGCGGGCGAATCAAGTGCTGGTACAGGTGGCCGCGACATCCGTCAACCTGTCGGATTGGGAGGGGCTGACCGGAAGTCCGGGGTATGCGCGAATGGGCGGTTTTCGCGCACCGCGGCGTCGGGTGCTTGGCTCCGATATCGCCGGACGGGTCACCGCGGTCGGCGCTGGCGTCACCCGGTTCCGCGTCGGCGATGAGGTGTACGGCGACAACCTGAGCCTCATGGGCGGCTTCGCCGAGTACGCGGTCGCACCGGAAGCCTCGCTCGCGCACAAACCTCAGCAGTTGACGTTCGCGGAGGCGTCGACCCTGCCGCAGGCGGGCGCGATCGCCCTGCAGGGAACCGCCCGCGCTCGCCGCGGGCAGCGCGTGCTCATCAACGGGGCGGGTGGCGGAGCGGGTTCGTTCGCGATCCAGCTGGCCAAGCTCGCCGGGGCGCACGTAACCGGCGTCGACAACGCGCGCAAGCTCGACTTCATGCGCCAGCTCGGCGCCGACGAGGTGGTCGACTATCGCCGTGAGGACTTCACCCGGCTGGAACCGTATGACCTCGTGCTCGATCTCGTCGCGCACCGATCCGTGTTCGCCTACCGCAGGGCGTTGGCGCCCGGCGGCCGATACCGCTGCGTCGGTGGAACCGTGCGGACGCTGCTGCGAGTTGTGACGGTCGGCGCCGCGGTTGGCTGGCTCACCGGCCGTTCGCTGGGGGTTCTCCTCGTGAAGGCGGGGCCGGCGCACTTCGAGCCCGTCGCCGAGCGCTGCGTCGCCGGCGACCTGCGCATCCACCTTGACCGCACCTTCTCGCTCGAGGAGGTGCCCCAGGCTCTCGCCTACGTCGGCGAAGGTCGTGCGCTCGGCAAGGTGGTCGTCACCCCCTGA
- a CDS encoding AI-2E family transporter: MRSRSRYLDRPTTEIVQSGQQDHANLETSGSAPANTPRASRSRLWSDGLGRAGTRGAQILLVGTVVVALVWLLSRLSIVTIPLVLALIFAAAFTPWMEWTRRHSVPPALGAALTLLFLLAVITGALVFVVGSVSDEWRELTVKAEDGFQRVLAWVQTLPFSPDQRQLKDFGEQISGFVTSAEFGSGALGGIGAVSEVSASLGMMAIILFFLLKDGPQMWEFLVRPFEGIAYDRAERIRRKTDNVFGGYIRSTAAAALFDAVGIFIGLAILQVPLAVPLAILTLLLAFIPIIGAVSGGVVAALVALVSNGPLNAALVVLAVIIVNQLEGNVLKPILMARTVSLHALVVLVVIAAGTAVGGIIGALLAVPVTAAAWGVVQVWDGDNVPARWARPKTRDRPAPRSGETQ, encoded by the coding sequence ATGCGATCCCGAAGTAGGTACCTGGACCGACCCACGACCGAAATAGTCCAAAGCGGGCAGCAGGATCACGCGAATTTGGAGACTTCCGGCTCCGCGCCCGCCAACACGCCTCGGGCATCCCGTTCGCGGCTTTGGAGCGACGGTCTTGGGCGCGCCGGGACCCGCGGAGCGCAGATACTCCTCGTCGGCACGGTCGTCGTGGCACTGGTCTGGCTACTCAGCCGCCTGTCGATCGTCACGATCCCTCTTGTGCTGGCGCTCATTTTCGCAGCCGCGTTCACACCGTGGATGGAGTGGACGCGACGACACAGCGTCCCGCCCGCCCTTGGCGCCGCGCTCACACTCTTGTTCCTCCTCGCGGTGATCACCGGCGCTCTCGTCTTCGTCGTGGGATCCGTCAGCGACGAATGGCGCGAGCTCACGGTCAAGGCCGAGGATGGCTTCCAGCGCGTTCTGGCCTGGGTGCAGACTCTGCCGTTCTCACCGGACCAGCGTCAATTGAAGGACTTTGGCGAGCAGATCAGCGGTTTCGTCACGAGCGCCGAGTTCGGATCCGGAGCACTCGGCGGAATCGGCGCCGTTAGCGAAGTCAGCGCGAGTCTCGGGATGATGGCAATCATCCTCTTCTTCCTACTCAAAGACGGCCCGCAGATGTGGGAGTTCCTCGTCCGACCCTTCGAGGGAATCGCCTACGACCGCGCAGAGCGAATCAGGCGCAAGACGGACAATGTCTTCGGTGGCTACATCCGCAGCACCGCCGCCGCTGCACTGTTCGACGCCGTGGGAATCTTCATCGGTTTAGCCATTCTGCAGGTCCCCCTCGCGGTACCGCTCGCGATTCTCACGCTCCTACTCGCCTTCATCCCAATTATCGGCGCTGTGAGCGGGGGTGTTGTCGCCGCCTTGGTTGCCCTTGTCAGCAACGGACCGCTCAACGCGGCACTCGTCGTGCTGGCCGTTATCATCGTCAATCAGCTCGAAGGGAACGTCCTGAAGCCGATCCTGATGGCCAGGACCGTCAGCCTCCATGCATTGGTCGTGCTCGTCGTCATCGCCGCGGGCACGGCCGTCGGCGGAATCATAGGAGCCCTACTCGCCGTCCCGGTTACTGCCGCCGCCTGGGGCGTCGTGCAAGTGTGGGACGGCGACAACGTCCCGGCACGCTGGGCACGCCCGAAGACGCGCGATCGGCCAGCACCCCGCTCGGGCGAAACGCAGTGA
- a CDS encoding VOC family protein: MTSRVMHFEIPIDDSDRASRFYAEVCGWTVSKWGPVD, translated from the coding sequence ATGACCAGCCGTGTGATGCACTTCGAGATCCCGATCGATGACTCTGACCGCGCCAGCCGGTTCTACGCCGAGGTCTGCGGCTGGACCGTGAGCAAGTGGGGTCCTGTGGACTAG
- a CDS encoding VOC family protein has protein sequence MRARINVTSVFVDDQAKALAFYTEKLGFVLKNDVPVGQFRWLTVVGADDPDGVELLLEPDDHPAAKAYKRALVQDGIPAASFAVDDVAAAHRELEAQGVTFTQPPTPMGPVVTAVLDDTCGNLIQLASPA, from the coding sequence ATGCGCGCCAGAATCAACGTGACAAGCGTCTTCGTCGATGACCAGGCGAAGGCTCTCGCCTTCTACACCGAAAAGCTCGGGTTCGTGCTCAAGAACGATGTGCCGGTGGGGCAATTCCGCTGGCTCACCGTGGTCGGCGCTGACGATCCGGATGGGGTCGAGCTGCTACTCGAGCCGGATGACCACCCCGCGGCCAAGGCTTACAAACGTGCGCTCGTGCAGGACGGCATCCCCGCCGCCTCGTTCGCGGTGGACGACGTCGCCGCCGCCCACCGTGAACTCGAAGCGCAGGGCGTTACCTTCACCCAGCCACCGACCCCGATGGGCCCCGTGGTCACCGCGGTGCTCGACGACACCTGCGGCAACCTCATCCAGCTGGCGAGTCCCGCGTGA
- a CDS encoding MFS transporter: protein MASVSTRPGTDVPPSTRKGNPALTLIAVCFGLFMVGLDSTVVHIANPAIQADLGATFGELQWIINAYLLALAVCLIPAGKLGDRFGSKKMYILGVILFGITSVAIGLVGSIEGVLVFRALQGVSAALLMPQTIALLRSTFPREKFGMAVGIWGGVSSVSIAGGPLVSGLLVQSLGWEWVFYINVPIAILGVVMAAMVIRETAVEKDGGIDILGIILLAGALFAVVFAVVQAQSWGWGSAATIGVFAAAVVLFALFVIVESRVANPLIPLGLFKTAGVSVGGLVFLANFFAILGVTFLLTLFLMNSLGNGTATAGLMMLPMSAFAIPSAPIGALLTSKIGPRKVAAMGLGLMAIGLAMLTLVDVDTSYWLMAIPFVIIAFGSGFAIPSGADLIVGGAPVHLAGVASGFQTTCIQVGGAIGTAVLSAIVAAQVIPAVGATTLPADAVEAASAGVVFEGFPSVNGAFIDGMQIGLWVAAALCTVVAALVIIAVREPKRHDFETVLEETVEGEAGHL, encoded by the coding sequence GTGGCCTCCGTTTCCACCCGTCCCGGAACTGACGTTCCGCCCTCAACGCGCAAGGGCAATCCCGCGCTCACCCTGATCGCCGTGTGCTTCGGCCTGTTCATGGTCGGGCTCGACTCCACCGTCGTGCACATCGCCAACCCGGCCATCCAGGCAGATCTCGGCGCCACCTTCGGCGAGCTGCAGTGGATCATCAACGCCTACCTGCTCGCGCTAGCCGTCTGCCTCATTCCGGCAGGCAAGCTCGGTGACCGCTTCGGCAGCAAGAAGATGTACATCCTTGGTGTCATCCTCTTCGGCATCACCAGCGTCGCGATCGGCCTTGTTGGAAGCATCGAAGGCGTGCTCGTCTTCCGTGCTCTGCAGGGTGTGAGCGCGGCACTGCTGATGCCGCAGACGATTGCTCTGCTCCGGTCTACCTTCCCGCGTGAGAAGTTCGGCATGGCTGTGGGCATCTGGGGTGGCGTGTCCTCGGTGTCCATCGCCGGCGGCCCGCTCGTGAGTGGTCTGTTGGTGCAGAGTCTGGGCTGGGAGTGGGTCTTCTATATCAATGTCCCCATCGCGATCCTCGGCGTCGTCATGGCCGCCATGGTCATCCGTGAGACGGCTGTCGAGAAGGATGGCGGCATCGACATCCTCGGCATCATCCTGCTGGCCGGCGCGCTGTTCGCCGTCGTCTTCGCAGTGGTTCAGGCTCAGAGCTGGGGCTGGGGGAGTGCTGCGACCATCGGTGTTTTCGCCGCCGCCGTCGTGCTGTTTGCGCTGTTCGTGATCGTCGAGAGCCGCGTGGCGAACCCGCTCATCCCGCTGGGCCTCTTCAAAACGGCCGGCGTCAGCGTCGGTGGCCTCGTCTTCCTGGCGAACTTCTTCGCGATCCTCGGCGTCACGTTCCTGTTGACCCTGTTCCTGATGAACTCGCTCGGCAACGGCACCGCCACGGCGGGGCTGATGATGCTGCCGATGAGCGCTTTCGCGATCCCGTCCGCACCCATCGGCGCGCTGCTCACCTCGAAGATCGGCCCCCGCAAGGTCGCCGCCATGGGTCTCGGCCTGATGGCGATCGGACTCGCGATGCTGACGCTGGTCGACGTTGACACGTCCTACTGGCTGATGGCCATCCCGTTCGTGATCATTGCGTTCGGTTCCGGCTTCGCCATCCCGTCGGGCGCGGACCTCATCGTCGGCGGCGCGCCGGTGCACCTTGCCGGCGTGGCCAGCGGTTTCCAGACCACCTGCATCCAGGTTGGCGGCGCCATCGGCACCGCCGTTCTGTCCGCGATCGTCGCCGCCCAGGTGATCCCCGCCGTGGGGGCGACCACACTTCCCGCAGACGCGGTCGAAGCGGCATCCGCCGGAGTGGTCTTCGAAGGATTCCCGAGCGTTAACGGGGCCTTCATCGACGGCATGCAGATCGGGCTATGGGTCGCCGCGGCCCTCTGCACGGTTGTTGCCGCCCTGGTCATCATCGCGGTGCGCGAGCCTAAGCGCCACGACTTCGAGACGGTGCTCGAGGAAACCGTCGAAGGCGAAGCCGGCCACCTCTAA
- a CDS encoding 3-hydroxyacyl-CoA dehydrogenase family protein: protein MTTLPSLVGVIGGGRMGAGIAQVFAQAGASVIVIERDAAAVDQARARLDDGVSKAAARDSAVDAGAVLGRLVVSADYETLATAGLVVEAVPEVFSLKVEALGKAEQIVGESSWLATNTSSLSVTGLADRLQRPARLCGLHFFNPVPGSALVEIVLTGSTEPELRLQATTWVEALGKTPIVVKDAPGFASSRLGVAIALEAMRMLEEGVASAEDIDTAMVLGYRHATGPLRTSDLVGLDVRLGIAEYLHEALGERFAPPQILRDKVAAGELGRKTGRGFFDYSADPR from the coding sequence ATGACCACTCTCCCGTCATTGGTCGGCGTGATCGGCGGAGGCCGGATGGGTGCCGGGATCGCTCAGGTATTCGCGCAGGCGGGAGCCTCCGTCATCGTGATCGAGCGCGACGCTGCCGCCGTAGATCAGGCACGCGCTCGCCTCGATGATGGGGTTTCGAAGGCAGCTGCGCGCGATTCAGCGGTGGACGCCGGCGCCGTTCTCGGTCGACTGGTTGTCAGCGCCGACTATGAAACGTTGGCGACGGCGGGGCTGGTGGTCGAGGCTGTTCCGGAGGTGTTCTCGCTGAAAGTCGAGGCGCTAGGGAAAGCGGAGCAGATCGTCGGGGAGTCCTCGTGGCTTGCGACGAATACGTCGTCCCTGTCGGTCACGGGGCTGGCTGATCGACTCCAGCGACCCGCCCGCCTCTGCGGCCTGCACTTCTTCAATCCCGTGCCTGGCTCAGCGCTCGTGGAGATCGTCCTGACCGGTAGCACTGAGCCAGAGCTGCGACTACAGGCCACGACCTGGGTCGAGGCTCTAGGCAAGACTCCTATCGTCGTCAAAGACGCGCCGGGTTTTGCGAGCTCCCGGCTGGGTGTGGCGATCGCCCTGGAGGCGATGCGGATGCTCGAGGAGGGAGTGGCGAGCGCGGAAGACATCGACACGGCGATGGTGCTCGGCTATCGGCATGCGACCGGACCGCTGCGCACCTCGGACCTGGTGGGACTGGATGTGCGCCTCGGGATCGCCGAGTACCTGCACGAAGCCCTGGGCGAACGGTTCGCTCCCCCGCAGATCCTGCGCGACAAGGTCGCCGCAGGCGAACTCGGACGCAAGACCGGTCGCGGGTTCTTCGACTATTCCGCCGATCCGCGGTAG
- a CDS encoding CdaR family transcriptional regulator, with amino-acid sequence MSTADSLAKVIATLDWDGDLGPASLAVDEAEQLRSRLGDGATRWVAGAVEQSLTALHGQIHDSLAPWPIIRTFTRHVLTATLLRLADQDRLPVDTGAIDRDLAEDIVARGIPLSDITQALRSMQREWLSLLIDAALGVRPDGIGVVPALATSVTGTMDAWIGAATDAIVEERRRVYLAEQVRIRSAIELLVTAEPVDVEAVTQLLRIPLIGWHLSCAIGVPPGGTVERRVLDGLVHLFARVVGSERMLRYETSAGTVHLWVTTDRPARTPRVEDLRVPAPLLVGIGEPHPGPDGFRRTFLEASDALRLAGSLGDNGGVSYGDAALAIVLSRDEERARWFVEHELRDLATDSPEMADLRNTLRTFFDTRMRIAPAAERLFLHRNTLINRLDRIQAVLGHGVAERPAETQAALVLAELFTRRPEDPSTGRHEFGA; translated from the coding sequence GTGTCGACCGCAGACTCGCTGGCGAAGGTCATCGCCACGCTCGATTGGGACGGTGACCTCGGACCGGCTTCGCTGGCAGTGGACGAGGCCGAGCAACTACGATCCCGATTGGGAGACGGTGCAACCCGGTGGGTGGCCGGCGCCGTGGAACAGTCCCTCACCGCACTGCACGGGCAGATTCACGACTCGCTCGCACCGTGGCCGATCATTCGAACGTTTACCCGGCACGTTCTCACCGCCACCTTGCTCCGCCTCGCGGACCAGGACAGGCTGCCAGTAGACACGGGGGCGATCGATCGTGATCTCGCCGAAGACATCGTTGCGCGGGGTATCCCGTTGTCGGATATCACCCAAGCATTGCGGAGCATGCAGCGTGAGTGGCTGTCGCTCCTGATAGATGCCGCCCTAGGCGTGCGTCCAGATGGCATCGGCGTCGTCCCGGCCTTGGCGACATCGGTTACCGGAACGATGGATGCGTGGATCGGCGCAGCAACCGATGCGATCGTCGAGGAGCGCCGGCGTGTTTACCTGGCTGAGCAGGTTCGCATTCGGAGCGCGATTGAATTGCTGGTGACGGCAGAGCCCGTGGATGTCGAAGCGGTCACACAGCTGCTGCGGATCCCGCTGATCGGCTGGCATCTAAGTTGTGCCATCGGAGTACCTCCGGGAGGCACGGTCGAACGGCGAGTCTTGGATGGCCTCGTGCACTTGTTTGCTCGGGTAGTCGGCAGCGAACGAATGCTGCGATATGAAACGAGCGCTGGGACGGTTCACCTCTGGGTGACCACAGATCGCCCGGCGCGCACACCACGAGTCGAGGATCTACGCGTGCCGGCACCACTGCTCGTTGGCATTGGCGAACCACACCCGGGGCCCGACGGATTTCGGCGAACCTTTCTGGAAGCGTCCGATGCGCTGCGGCTGGCCGGCAGTCTGGGCGACAACGGCGGAGTCTCCTACGGCGACGCTGCGTTAGCGATCGTCCTGAGCCGGGACGAGGAACGCGCCCGCTGGTTTGTCGAGCATGAGCTTCGTGATCTCGCCACGGACAGCCCAGAAATGGCCGACCTGCGCAACACACTCCGGACATTTTTCGACACGCGGATGCGCATCGCTCCGGCAGCTGAACGGCTCTTTCTGCACCGCAATACGCTGATCAACCGGCTCGACCGGATTCAGGCCGTCCTGGGACACGGCGTCGCCGAACGCCCGGCCGAGACCCAGGCAGCGCTGGTGCTCGCGGAACTCTTCACACGGCGTCCCGAAGATCCATCCACCGGGCGCCACGAGTTCGGTGCTTAA
- a CDS encoding GyrI-like domain-containing protein, producing the protein MTTGAPAGPGAEGALTPRSEAPDGVLVYVGVPDIDEALTKIRAAGGETLTEKQAIPTIGWMARFRDPEGNVIGLFQETGGAASDESGMDIERISVTPRTVLGVREMVMPEDMPEFFGRAFDKAYSALQEQGAEVAGPPVAVYRGDPEHGFDVLAGFPVAGAVARSPGLEVEELPAGPAVAIIHIGSYDSMTETYAKVTAWMQDQKLTPAEPMWEDYLTGPDANPDPATWRTRIVFPLA; encoded by the coding sequence ATGACCACCGGGGCTCCAGCCGGACCGGGAGCGGAGGGGGCGCTCACGCCTCGCTCGGAAGCGCCCGACGGTGTGCTCGTCTACGTGGGTGTTCCGGACATCGACGAAGCACTGACGAAGATTCGTGCGGCCGGCGGCGAGACGCTCACCGAGAAACAGGCGATCCCCACCATTGGATGGATGGCCCGGTTCCGCGACCCCGAAGGCAACGTCATAGGTCTGTTCCAGGAAACGGGCGGGGCCGCGTCGGACGAGAGCGGCATGGACATCGAACGCATCAGCGTCACCCCGCGCACGGTGCTCGGAGTTCGCGAGATGGTGATGCCCGAGGACATGCCGGAGTTTTTCGGCCGCGCATTCGACAAGGCGTATTCGGCGCTGCAGGAACAGGGTGCTGAGGTGGCCGGGCCGCCGGTCGCGGTGTATCGAGGCGATCCGGAGCACGGGTTCGACGTGCTTGCGGGGTTCCCGGTGGCGGGCGCAGTCGCACGGTCACCCGGACTTGAGGTGGAGGAGCTGCCGGCTGGCCCGGCGGTCGCAATCATCCACATCGGAAGCTATGACTCGATGACCGAGACCTACGCCAAGGTCACCGCGTGGATGCAGGACCAGAAGCTCACTCCCGCCGAGCCGATGTGGGAGGACTACCTCACGGGACCGGACGCGAACCCAGACCCCGCGACCTGGCGCACCCGAATCGTGTTCCCGCTGGCCTAG
- a CDS encoding thioesterase family protein codes for MTSPEPYYFARGNGRFESTVHAQGAWNAHEQHMAPVSGILTHCLEQFQPRPELRMARISFDILGLIPDGEFEVRTTMLRPGRTIELLQAELVSDGRTAVRATAWRLQRSDTTAVAAIEDERMPGPDEFAEPLDLSEWPGGYIRSIDARPAPGHATGRGRVWLRTAHPLVGNASYSDVARLIGMVDTSNGIASRVKPGPGDYLFPNVDLQVHLYREPAGQWLGLANSVSFGPDGIGLTSTVLHDARGPVGRAEQILTIRQS; via the coding sequence GTGACCAGTCCTGAGCCCTACTACTTTGCGCGCGGGAATGGCCGTTTCGAGTCCACGGTGCACGCTCAAGGGGCATGGAATGCGCATGAGCAGCACATGGCACCGGTGTCGGGCATCCTCACGCACTGCCTCGAGCAGTTCCAGCCGCGGCCAGAGTTGCGGATGGCGCGGATCAGTTTCGACATCCTGGGGCTGATTCCCGACGGCGAGTTCGAGGTGCGCACCACGATGCTGCGCCCCGGTCGCACGATCGAGCTGCTGCAGGCCGAACTGGTGTCGGACGGTCGCACGGCGGTGCGGGCGACGGCCTGGCGACTGCAGCGCTCCGACACGACTGCGGTCGCGGCAATCGAAGACGAGCGGATGCCGGGACCCGACGAGTTTGCGGAACCGCTGGATCTGTCCGAGTGGCCGGGCGGCTACATCCGGTCGATCGACGCGCGTCCGGCGCCCGGCCACGCGACCGGTCGCGGACGAGTGTGGTTGCGCACCGCGCATCCGTTGGTCGGCAACGCGTCGTACTCGGATGTCGCCCGCCTGATCGGCATGGTCGACACGAGCAATGGGATCGCCAGCAGGGTGAAGCCGGGGCCGGGTGACTACCTGTTCCCGAACGTCGACCTGCAGGTGCACTTGTATCGGGAGCCGGCCGGCCAGTGGCTCGGGTTGGCGAACTCGGTCAGCTTCGGCCCGGACGGCATCGGACTCACCTCCACCGTGCTGCACGACGCGCGCGGTCCGGTCGGGCGAGCCGAGCAGATCCTCACGATCCGGCAGTCCTGA
- a CDS encoding DUF1269 domain-containing protein: protein MSEHNVIAVPFEDRSSAYQALSELKGAGLEGRVEVLAASIVTRDEQGRLDAPEGGDTLGGAATLGGSLIGSMIGVIGGPIGMLFGWTGGLMVGGAFDIRRADASDSVLEEISHYIPLGGTAVVAEVNEYAAEVVDKLMTEQGGTVYRRPAEVVLTELEAAEDAYRKAQKEADRAAREQWKAERRQNAEERKAALKEKLDIH, encoded by the coding sequence ATGTCCGAACACAATGTTATCGCCGTCCCCTTCGAGGACCGCAGCAGCGCGTACCAGGCGCTCAGCGAGCTCAAGGGCGCCGGTCTGGAGGGGCGAGTCGAGGTGCTCGCCGCGAGCATCGTCACCCGTGACGAGCAGGGCCGACTCGACGCCCCTGAGGGAGGCGACACCTTGGGTGGCGCCGCCACTTTGGGAGGCAGCCTGATTGGGAGCATGATCGGCGTCATCGGCGGCCCGATCGGGATGCTGTTCGGGTGGACCGGAGGCCTGATGGTTGGAGGGGCCTTCGACATCCGTCGTGCGGATGCATCCGACAGCGTGCTCGAAGAGATCAGCCACTACATCCCCCTGGGCGGCACGGCCGTCGTCGCGGAGGTCAACGAGTACGCCGCCGAGGTCGTGGACAAGCTGATGACTGAGCAGGGCGGGACCGTGTATCGGCGTCCCGCCGAGGTGGTGCTCACCGAGCTCGAGGCCGCAGAGGACGCCTACCGGAAGGCGCAGAAGGAAGCCGACCGGGCAGCGCGCGAACAGTGGAAGGCGGAGCGCCGCCAGAACGCCGAGGAGCGCAAGGCGGCCCTCAAGGAGAAGCTCGACATCCACTAA
- a CDS encoding dihydrofolate reductase family protein, whose product MGILSVDLFITLDGVYQAPGGPDEDREGGFEFGGWQAPYFDTESGEAIGAGIQRMDALLLGRKTYDIFASYWPNQGDDDPIASTFNALPKFVVSHSLTDPAWEGTTALSDVATDVRALKDRFDEIHVIGSGNLVRSLLEADLVDRLNLFLYPVTFGSGKRLFADGTGVPAAFRLAQPPQGFPKGASWLVYERAGKPVTGIDISQM is encoded by the coding sequence GTGGGAATCCTCTCGGTTGACCTGTTCATCACCCTCGACGGGGTCTACCAGGCGCCCGGCGGCCCCGACGAGGACCGCGAGGGCGGCTTCGAATTCGGCGGCTGGCAGGCCCCATACTTCGACACGGAATCGGGCGAGGCGATCGGCGCCGGCATCCAGCGCATGGACGCGCTGCTGCTCGGCCGCAAGACCTACGACATCTTCGCGTCCTACTGGCCGAATCAGGGCGACGATGACCCGATCGCGTCGACCTTCAACGCGCTGCCGAAGTTCGTCGTGTCGCACTCGCTGACTGACCCGGCGTGGGAGGGCACGACTGCGCTTTCGGATGTCGCGACAGACGTGCGCGCGCTGAAGGACCGATTCGATGAGATCCACGTGATCGGCAGCGGCAACCTGGTGCGGTCACTCCTTGAGGCCGACCTGGTTGACCGGCTGAACCTCTTCCTCTACCCGGTGACGTTCGGCTCGGGCAAGCGGCTCTTCGCCGACGGCACCGGCGTGCCGGCGGCGTTCAGGCTGGCGCAGCCGCCGCAGGGTTTCCCGAAGGGCGCGAGCTGGCTCGTGTACGAGCGGGCCGGCAAGCCCGTCACGGGCATCGACATCTCGCAGATGTAG